Part of the Solanum pennellii chromosome 10, SPENNV200 genome is shown below.
tcttgaattaatgtttatgttctttttatgtttttttttaaaaaattattaattttttttttgctaagtTTATTATGATTCTCGTGTGATTATGTTTATCCTTATGTTACttagtttgtatatttttattagtttattttatagtGTTTCTCATATGATTGTGTTTATTATCAtttgcatatatatttttaatcatattaaatGTTAGCTTtagtaagtaaaaaaaaattaaaaaaatataactatcgcaattttttaggttttggaaactttctttttgaaaaacgaacttaagaaaaaaataaaaaaaatgtaaaactagTCATTTTTGCAAAAGGGTTTAATCTGGTCATTTttgcaacaaaagaaaaatgtaaatctggttatttctgcaaaaaaaatgtaaatatggtgtttttctttttccaaaaataaaaataaaaataaacataaaattctcttaaataaatatttaaattgactattaaagtaaaaatacaaatttgactaatttgacTTAATAATCTAACAATTAGAAAATTTGCTATTTTGCAATCTTCTATCAAAGAAGTCAAGGTAGTCCATGGATAAAGAAAAACCGTTtcaacatcaaaaacaacaaaaactagagcaaacatattttatataaaaaaatttttttaccaaattggttatttcttaaatttttttcaatataacaaaaaaaaaagaaattaaaagtagTATATCATTAGTTTAAAAGAGTGtttaattgtaattttgtaaaagttttttttttgtttttcttcttttgttgtcaTTGTCTAGTAGTAAAACTTAATtgtctatttttgtttttttcttttagtaaaacaataaatataaatgatagaaatttttaaataataataaataaataaatattaatcattTCTTGGTGTATATGTTGcaccattttcttttattcttattttttaaaaaaaaattgagtaattaattattgtgtttttttctttaaaaaataaaataaaacttcaaatacaaTCATGTGTTCGGTTACGATCCTTGGTGTGTATTACTTTCTAAAAAGAAGGGTTTTGTGTGCGGTTACGCTCTTAGGccaatcaatttttaaaaaaaaattagtaattaatacaattttttccttctatccaaaataaataaataaattattttagcaaaatataagtcaataaagcggccgtgctagaaccacgggactagCGGGGTGCTTCATACCTTTCCTCCGGTCAATAGAATTTCTTACCCAATCTCTGTTTTTCGTAGaccaaaaaaaagtttttttttaactaagaATTATctggtgacttggaacacctaaaaaactcaattccaagtggcgactctacaaaaaaatcaaaatatattgtttttaaaacCCGTCATATCCACaacaattgtaaaaaaaaaagaggtgtgACAAATCTGGCGACTCCACTGAGGACCACTTGTTTTAGAATACGAGCTTTGtacattaactttttttttttgctattttgtttatttggataaattttatgtttggatgctaattgtgttatttcagcaattcattgttttgatattatattgtatataaagTATTTTCTCTTGCACACCCTCTGAGTCTCTGTAATTTTGTTATATACGGTGTGTGCGGTTACGCTCCACAGGAATTCTGTCTAGGATGAGTCAGTGTGCGGTTACGCTCCTAATTCTAGGTTCTCACACATGTTAGACGGGGTTGGACCACCAGTTAAGCCGGAATAGCTCTGTTACCGGTACTCTGACCCTCCCCGACTCGAGTTGTCCGCTCGAGTAAAGCTAGGCTAGACACCTTCATAAATGTTAAACCTAGATAAAATGTCTTTGGTAtgctgtttttttctttcatcatgTGCATTTGAGCTAGCAAAATTTGAGATATGTATCCGTGCTAGACCAAAGTATTCATTTTATATGCTATGTAAAAATAGATGGTTCAGAAGGTCTTGACATTGTTGACCATCTTCAAAATAGCTTtttgagtttaattttttatttatttttttaaaaaaggtcaAAATAAAAGGGCTAGTCTTCCCAAGacaagtttttcttttatgaactATGCAAACCTAATTCTCACTAAAAAGAGATACGTAGGCATCACTTCTCGGGTTTGGTATTTGTAAAAATtggtgttttattttatttttttataaaaaaaactcctttttttgcttttatttcttCACTCTGTTAGAGTTTGTCATAAAAACCTTTATTGGATTCTATTTAAAGGTACATATGGCACCATCGACCAAAGGACAAGGTTCAAAAAGGCCTAGAAGCGAAGGAATTTCAGAGTTCATGATCGTAGAtactatatcaaaatatttatgacAATGGTGGACAAACATGGGAAGTCATGataaaaaaagagtaaaggAACACTAGGGGCATTTAGTGCATCTTATGGAGATTGATCCTAGAAAGGATGTGGTCGAGACATTGATTCCTTTTTGGGATcccaaaaataatgtatttcgTTTTTCTGACTGTGAGATGACACCAACTTTGGAAGAAATTGCCAGCTACATGGGGAAGGGGTCTAATGTTTGAGGTGCTGATCTACGCAATAAAAGACCCATAATTCCGAAACATGTTGATGCCAAAAAATTTCTGGAATTGCTCAAGattaataaaatagagaaagagAGTTTGAAAAATGGGTGGGTCTCATTGGACTTTCTATACCAGAGATACGGTCAAAGGGATGGATTCAAGAACTATCGAAACCAGTTGAGTAACCAAGGGAGCAAAGAGGCTTGGAAGGCAAATGGATGTTTTGCTTTTATGGTCGCATTTTTGGGGCTCATTATTTTCCCCAAAAGAGACAAGCATATTGACATTCGTCTGGCTGGTGTGGTGAAGGCGTTGGAAAGTCCAACTATTATTCCTATGATCCTGGCAAATATGTTTCGTGCATTGACTAAATGTTTAAGTGGGGAAATGTAATTTGAAGGCTGTAATATTTTGCtccaaatataatttttggaaCACTTTTATCACCATGATCGTGCGCCTAGGTTTACTCAATATTGGTGCAACTATGTTTCCTCTCATAAGGAAAGGGaagcaaaaattaattttccaaAAGGAATCATAGCGTGTGAAGAAAAACTTTCAGTGATCACATCTAATGAAATAGTGTGGAATTATTACTGGTTCACAGCTAAGGATATCATTTGCATGTCTAGTGTTATCTCATTTCTTGTGTTGATTGGTCTTAGAGGTGTTCAACCATATGCCCTACTTTGGGTTATGCATCAATTAGCCAGAGTTCAAGAAATCCCACCCAATGATGATATGAGTAGGTTTGCATATGACACTCCACCAGGTTTTTGTTTTAATAGCGAAGATATTATGAAGATTTGGTACGGGAGTATTATTTCTAAGCTAAGTGAAATGGTTGTGGATAAAGATAAAGGAAAGGTGGTTCCTAGGTACCTATCGTGGTTTCGTGATCCAATGACATTTGGTGACACTCTCGAAGGATCCAGCagaaaaagaagagatcaaCATATTATAAGACATTTGAAAAAAGAGTTGGAGAAGGCCAAAGCAAGCATTGCACGGCAAGAAGTACAGGTCCAAAGAGGAAAATATCACAAGTTAGAGTTGCAAGATATGAAAGGAGAATTGAAGCATGCAGAGGGAAGATTAGCCCGGTTGGAGGAAGAATTGCATAGTAGAATCCACTTGGCACAACAGATAAAAAAAGGAGCAGAGTTTTGAGATCTCTCGATTGAAGAGGGACTTAGTGGCATCCGAAGAGGTCGTGCAATATCAAAAGGGAAAACTTAAGCGGCATAAGGAAAAATTCGAGAAAGAAAGATCGTGTTGGATGCATCAGTTAGAAGAATGTAAGAGAAAAATCATTCATTATGTTGATATCGAAGAGGGGCAAAGAATTCTGATCATCGAGAGAGCAACACACAGAAGGGCGAGAGGCCTTTTTGAGGAATAATCTTGGTGATCATCAGGCTTTGTTAAATGACTGTCATCAAAACGTAGGAAGGGATAGACTTCAAGTTCATCAACTGGCAGAGCAAACCTCCTATGTTATTAAAAATCAGTGCGTATGAATGATCTCTGAAGGGCTAGACTTTGTTTCATGGTGTTTAAGGATATTATGTTGATCCGGGTTGTGTTTAAACcttttgatttttgttgttttcttgaaGTTTCGGCAAATTAATTCCAAATTAATCATTTTGAGTCATCTAAATCTTTGAAATACGTAATGATCTGATTCATGCAGTAAcatgatacgtaggcaacctccAAAGGGTCCGATCagaatttctttttcaaaactttttctttttaaaaaaaaaaggataataaGCAAAGCAAAGATGGGATGAAACAATGGCCTTCTGAACCCATGTTACTATGTGATTTATAAGTGTgtgattgatttataaaattgtcTAACCCCTAACAAGTTTGTTCATTTCACATCAACTCTAGTTAGCTTTCGGTGGTTGGTTTGTTGTAAATTGGCATCGCACCCGTACTTTACCAGGTCTAACGTAAGAGCGTCAATGACAACCAATACTGAAACTATGGTGAATCCAGCGAATACTCCAATTGATTCAACAACAAGAGAGACAGTCACTGTTGAAGAAAATCGGACGTTGAGACATATTATGGCACAATTGTGGCAAGCCTGGGCCAATGTACAAGAATCACCAACATATATTCCTGGTTTTGCTGATATCACTAGTATCCGATCTTCATCTTCTCATGTCCCAATATCAGAACCTTTCTTCCCCCCAAGGTATGGTCCATTTGATAATTGTGGGGCCGGGCCATCAACAACACGTCCTCAAGGCATGCGATTTAGGAATACTCCCACTGTCACAACAGCTGCACCGGTCTATACACTCTCACAACCGACTGTGACGCAAAGAGCAGCTCAAGAGGGACAGTTCACCACTCATCCGGAGCAGTACTGTACTCCTAGGATAGCATTTGGGGGCCCTAACTCTGTTCAATTCGGCTCCCCCATTGATGTTGAGAGGCCCACTCCAGGCACAGAGcaagaagaaaagttgaaaaagattaaaagCATCGAGCAACACATGAAGAGCATGCAAGGATTAGTAGGGCACAAAAGTGTCGCATTCAAAGACTTGTGTATGTTCCCAAATGTCCATCTGCCACCTGGGTTCAAAACCCCTAAGTTTGATAAGTATGATGGACACGGTGATCCCATAGCCCACCTTAAGAGATACTGTAATCATCTTCGCGATGCAGGGGTAAAGAAGAATTGCTCATGGCTTATTTTGGTGAGAACCTGACTGGTGTTGCCTCAGAATGGTTTATAGACCAAGAGATCTCCCACTAGCACATATGGGATGATATGGCTCAAGATTTTGTTAGACAATTTCAGTATAATGTCGACATTATGCCAGATCGTAATACATTCTccaatacaagaaaaaaaacaagtgAAAGCTTCGGAGAATATGCTATCAAATGGAGGGAAAAAGCATCCCGAGTCAAGCCCCCATTAAATGAGCAAGAATTGGTTGATATATTCATAGAGGCTCAAGATCCTGACTACTTCCACCAGCTCACAGCCGCAATGGGAAGACCGTTTCACACAGCAATAAAAATTAGGAAATGGTCGAAAGTGGTCTCAAAACAGGAAGAATCGTGAGCTAGGCAGCAGTCAAAGCTACCACACAGGACATTCAAGGTGGTTTAACAAGTTTTGGAAATCGTAAAAGGAAAGAGGAAGTTATTTCACTAGCATCAGGGTCAAGGGGAGCTCAGAAAAAGTCTAATTGTCCTTACACATCAATTCAAGAACAACTTAGCTATCCTCAGCATTACGACCCTTATGCCCCTCAATATCCAGTATCTCCATCTCCGTACACGGTCTTAAATGCTCAATCATATGTGCATCCTCCCAATCGCCCATATTTTCGGGCCCCATCTCAAGGAAACTTTCACCGCAATGGCCACCCTATCAGGTCCCTTACAAATCTCCTCTTATGCAGAATTATGCTCAAGATTAAGCACAGAAAAAGAGATTCACTCTA
Proteins encoded:
- the LOC107032730 gene encoding uncharacterized protein LOC107032730, yielding MTTNTETMVNPANTPIDSTTRETVTVEENRTLRHIMAQLWQAWANVQESPTYIPGFADITSIRSSSSHVPISEPFFPPRYGPFDNCGAGPSTTRPQGMRFRNTPTVTTAAPVYTLSQPTVTQRAAQEGQFTTHPEQYCTPRIAFGGPNSVQFGSPIDVERPTPGTEQEEKLKKIKSIEQHMKSMQGLVGHKSVAFKDLCMFPNVHLPPGFKTPKFDKYDGHGDPIAHLKRYCNHLRDAGVKKNCSWLILVRT